Part of the Struthio camelus isolate bStrCam1 chromosome 30, bStrCam1.hap1, whole genome shotgun sequence genome, GGCAGGGCgggtgcgcgccgccgccgccgccgccgagcgccgcgGGAAGTTTTACCGAAGCAGGCGAGGAggaggccggcggccggggccatGGCCGCAGCAAGGCTCgccggccggcggccgggctcggcgtcTGCCCCGCGGCTCGGCCGAGCAACGCCCCCGGGGGCCGTGCCTGGGGCCGGCGCAGCCTCTAACCGCGCAGCCCGCCCAGGGCGTCGGGCCCGAGACCAGCATCGGCGACAGGTGCTGAAGGCAGCGCCGGGAAACGCCCCGTCCGACAACGCCGTGCTGAAAACGGCCCGCCTGGCCCgtgcccccgcggcgccggggcgcccTGCAGGTGAAGAGGTGCagagcagccggcggcgggggctcccGGTGGGCGccagctgccccgggctcctTTTGCCCCGTCTTCCTCCTCGTCCTGCTCCTCCTCGTCCGGGCGCGGGTGCCGGCGCAGctgccggccgccggcggggacgcTGTCACCGTCGGGCCGGGTGGGTtttggggcggcggcgggcgctgcgctgcCGTGGCCGGGCTGGAGCGACGCCCGTAGCGCCCCAAGAGCCACGGCCCCGGGGCGATTTcccccccggggtggggtgggggggggccggggccggggccgctgccagcTGCCGGCTGTCGCGCAGACGCCGTCCAGCCGAGCGCCTCCGTGCTGGCGGAGCCACGGGgaggagcggcccggccgcggcccgcgctcCCCGGGGAGGCCGCGCAGGGAAATAAAAGGCGAAAGCGGGCAAAGGCGTCGCGGCTCGTGGTCGGGCTGCGCCGGGACGCACCGCCGGCCCCCTGCGGCCGCTccgccggcgccccccagcccggccccgcttcCCCTCGCCGGCTCGGCCCGAgctgcgccgggccccgccgatGCCCCCCCGATGCCCCCGAAGGAGCCACGCACGAGGCAGCACGGGATTTGTTTGCATTGTCCTCCTGTCTTTTATTAAGAAGCCGCTTTGGCAGAGGCCCTGGCCGAGCGGGGACACCCGCCGAGAGGTGCTGCTCTCCCCGGCTCGGAGCGGGCccccgccgccacgggggcgcggggcgcccgcctcctcctcctcctcgtcctcctcctgttCCTCGGTGCCTCGCTTGCGGCTACATTTTGGttgttcccctttttcccccgGCTACAAGCAAACcccagccggggccgcggcggctgcggaCAGCTCCCGCCCCGGGAAGAAGCGCGACGGCTCCCGCTGCCGGAAGGCGTTTCCCACCGGCGGCTCGGTGGCGGGACCGGGGGGGCCACTGTGGATATTGGGGGTATTAGGAGGTATAGGGGGTGCATTGGGGGTGTATTGGGGGTGTTGGTGAATCTTGGGGTTGTAttgggggtcttgggggtgtttgggagtgctgggggtATTGGAGGTACTTGGGGAGACTGGGGAATGGGGAGTGTTTGGGGGTTTctggggtgtggggggtgtgggggtgtttggggggtatTCGGCCCGGCTGAGCCCCCCGCGCCTGCCCTACCAGCCCCCACCAGCCCGGCGTATCCCCGGCACAGAGCcccgcggcagcagcggggccggatggcagcccgggccggggggcagcggtgccccaGCGCTGTCTCGCCCGCGGCCGCGCCTCCGGCCTCGCTGTCcccgggcccccgcggccgcAGGCACAGGGGCAGCGCGCAGGGCCAGCTACCTTGCACAGCAGGAAACAAACAACcctctttatttcttcctcttgggcaaggcaggagaaaaagcggccccccagccccaggctgcGGATTTGcaccccggggctgggggggaagtTTCTgcagcgccgccaccgccgctgcaCAACGCGGCCCGGGGCCatgcggcggcggcgagcgggctcAGCGctggtgggcggcggcggcggtgaagTCCAGCTGCGCGTACACGAGTGTGGCCTGGCGGGCGAGAGCGGGGGCCGTGATGCGCAGGCCCCCAGCGGCgtccccccgcggggccgcgcgagCCTCACCTGCGGCTCCAGCGCTGCGGAggagcagcccgcgctgcggCAGGCTGTCGCCGGCGGCGACCGTCGCAGCACGGCCATGATGCTGAGCGTGAccgagagcagcagcagggcgccgccggccgccagcccgTAGAGCGCGGCGCTGGGCTGGCAGGCGGCTGCAAGGGGGGCGCGGCAGCTcagcccctgcctcagtttccgccgcgggccacgctcccccccggcccgcacccacctgcgcggagccgggcgctgcgGCGCACGCCGGGGCCGGACGCGTTGAAGCGCACCTCGCAGGCCACCTCCGCCTCGCGGCCGGCCTCGGGGGCCACGGCGACGTGGCTGATGAGCGTCGTCGAGCCGTCGGGGGCCCTCAGCTCCCGCGGCGGCCCGCTGAGCCGGGAGCCCGGCGGCACGCGCCACGACACGAGCAcggcgccgccggcggcaccGACGGCGCAGGCcaggcggccgcccgcggcggccccgcggggccccagcagccgcacccagctcccggcccgccagctGTCTGCGCGGCAGCGGCACCGCTCAGGGCGCGCTCCCGGGCCGCCGGGCCggatgccgccgccgcccggaaaaccccccccccggcccctcacctcCAACGACCAGGCTGCACCCGTCGCTGAAAACCAGCCAGCTGGCGACGATGTAGGCGCAGTAGTAGACGCCGCTGTCGGTGGTCCGAGCGCCGCGGATTCGCAGGCTCGAGCGGTGGTGCTGGTGCTTGCACTGGTGCCGCGGCTCTCCCCCGTGCGCGTCGCAGCGCAGCAgcagggcgggcgggccgccGTCGCGCCGCAGGTACCAGCGCACGGCGCGGCCGGACTCCAGGCGCTCGCGGAAGGAGCAGTGCAGCTCCGCCGTGCCGCCGGGCTCCGCGAAGACGCCGGGCTCgtcctggtgcagctgcagcggcGCCGCCAGCGCTGCGGAAGCAAAGGCGGGACCGGCGGTGCCCGGGGCAGGCGCTGGGCAGGGCgggtgcgcgccgccgccgccgccgccgagcgccgcgGGAAGTTTTACCGAAGCAGGCGAGGAggaggccggcggccggggccatGGCCGCAGCAAGGCTCgccggccggcggccgggctcggcgtcTGCCCCGCGGCTCGGCCGAGCAACGCCCCCGGGGGCCGTGCCTGGGGCCGGCGCAGCCTCTAACCGCGCAGCCCGCCCAGGGCGTCGGGCCCGAGACCAGCATCGGCGACAGGTGCTGAAGGCAGCGCCGGGAAACGCCCCGTCCGACAACGCCGTGCTGAAAACGGCCCGCCTGGCCCgtgcccccgcggcgccggggcgcccTGCAGGTGAAGAGGTGCagagcagccggcggcgggggctcccGGTGGGCGccagctgccccgggctcctTTTGCCCCGTCTTCCTCCTCGTCCTGCTCCTCCTCGTCCGGGCGCGGGTGCCGGCGCAGctgccggccgccggcggggacgcTGTCACCGTCGGGccgggtgggttttgggggggcggcgggcgctgcgctgcCGTGGCCGGGCTGGAGCGACGCCCGTAGCGCCCCAAGAGCCACGGCCCCGGGGCGATTTcccccccggggtggggtggggtgggggggggccggggccggggccgctgccagcTGCCGGCTGTCGCGCAGACGCCGTCCAGCCGAGCGCCTCCGTGCTGGCGGAGCCACGGGgaggagcggcccggccgcggcccgcgctcCCCGGGGAGGCCGCGCAGGGAAATAAAAGGCGAAAGCGGGCAAAGGCGTCGCGGCTCGTGGTCGGGCTGCGCCGGGACGCACCGCCGGCCCCCTGCGGCCGCTccgccggcgccccccagcccggccccgcttcCCCTCGCCGGCTCGGCCCGAgctgcgccgggccccgccgatGCCCCCCCGATGCCCCCGAAGGAGCCACGCACGAGGCAGCACGGGATTTGTTTGCATTGTCCTCCTGTCTTTTATTAAGAAGCCGCTTTGGCAGACGCCCTGGCCGAGCGGGGACACCCGCCGAGAGGTGCTGCTCTCCCCGGCTCGGAGCGGGCccccgccgccacgggggcgcggggcgcccgcctcctcctcctcctcgtcctcctcctgttCCTCGGTGCCTCGCTTGCGGCTACATTTTGGttgttcccctttttcccccgGCTACAAGCAAACcccagccggggccgcggcggctgcggaCAGCTCCCGCCCCGGGAAGAAGCGCGACGGCTCCCGCTGCCGGAAGGCGTTTCCCACCGGCGGCTCGGTGGCAGAGACCCATTTTTGACGTGCTAAAGTAGCTCCAGTGCCCCAAGGAAGCGTTTCTAGAAGCTCCTTCCGGGTGCCAGGGAGCGCTTTGGAAACTGGTTTGCATTAAGGAGCAGTAGAAACCCGAGAGAAACTCCCGCCGGAGCCTGAAACTCCCAcggttttgcaaagaaaaaaaaaaactttcctgctTCTTTGGTCCGACATGAAACTGGAGCAAGAGGCTGGGCTCCACATGGGCGCGGGGTCGGGGAGGAAAGCCTGGTTTTTTAACCACTTGCTCGATGCTTGGGGCTAGGTCCGGGCTCCCTCGTGCACACAGGGCGCTTGACAGCATCCCTGCTCCATTTTACAAGTACTTGAGAATAAGGATAAATCAACCTCCAGAGCCCAGACAGTATAAATTATATTGTCCCATGCCACTGCC contains:
- the LOC138062893 gene encoding uncharacterized protein isoform X1, producing MAPAAGLLLACFALAAPLQLHQDEPGVFAEPGGTAELHCSFRERLESGRAVRWYLRRDGGPPALLLRCDAHGGEPRHQCKHQHHRSSLRIRGARTTDSGVYYCAYIVASWLVFSDGCSLVVGGRPRGGGGLRGALQRVRPRRAPQRPAPRSRLPAQRRALRAGGRRRPAAALGHAQHHGRAATVAAGDSLPQRGLLLRSAGAAGHTRVRAAGLHRRRRPPALSPLAAAAWPRAALCSGGGGAAETSPPAPGCKSAAWGWGAAFSPALPKRKK
- the LOC138062893 gene encoding uncharacterized protein isoform X2 is translated as MAPAAGLLLACFALAAPLQLHQDEPGVFAEPGGTAELHCSFRERLESGRAVRWYLRRDGGPPALLLRCDAHGGEPRHQCKHQHHRSSLRIRGARTTDSGVYYCAYIVASWLVFSDGCSLVVGDSWRAGSWVRLLGPRGAAAGGRLACAVGAAGGAVLVSWRVPPGSRLSGPPRELRAPDGSTTLISHVAVAPEAGREAEVACEVRFNASGPGVRRSARLRAAACQPSAALYGLAAGGALLLLSVTLSIMAVLRRSPPATACRSAGCSSAALEPQATLVYAQLDFTAAAAHQR